The DNA region GGCATCCGGTGCCCAAACGGTGATGGCATCATTCAGCAGCTGGCAGGGTGTAAAAATGCACGGCCATACTTACCTGCTGACGGATGCCTTGAAAAAACGTATGGGCTTTGATGGCTTTGTGGTGGGCGACTGGAATGGCCATGCCTTTGTTCCCGGCTGTACGACGACTAGCTGTCCGCAGGCGATCAATGCCGGTCTCGATATGTTCATGGCACCGGATCCCAACTGGAAAGAGTTGTATGAAAACACATTAGCGCAAGTGAAATCCGGCGCAATCAGCCAGGCGCGCCTGGATGATGCCGTGGGTCGTATCCTGCGTGTCAAACTGCGTGCCGGCTTGTTTGAAGCTGGCTTGCCATCCACTCGTCCCCTGGCCGGTCAGCAAGCGCTACTGGGCTCTGCAGAACATCGTGCCGTTGCGCGCCAGGCAGTGCGCGAGTCACTGGTGTTACTGAAAAATAATGGCAGTGTCTTGCCGGCAAATCCGGCAGGAAAGATTCTGGTGACCGGTGATGGGGCAGACAACATTGGCAAGCAGTCCGGTGGCTGGACAATTACCTGGCAGGGTACCGGTAATGTCAACAGTGATTTCCCCGGTGCCACCTCGATTTACCAGGGTATTGCCACTGCAGTCAATGCAGCGGGTGGCCATGTTGAACTGAGCAGCGATGGCAGCTACCAACAAAAACCGGACCTCGCCTTTGTGGTCTTTGGTGAAAACCCCTACGCGGAAATGCAGGGTGATGTAAACAGTTTGCTCTATCAAAACGAGCAGGATCTCGCCTTACTGAAAAAATTACGCGCAGAGGGTATCAAGGTTGTTGCCTTGTTTATCACCGGTCGTCCGCTGTGGGCCAATTCGTTTATCAATGCCTCTGATGCCTTTGTGGTGGTGTGGCAACCGGGCACTGAAGCGAATGGTATTGCCGATGTTGTCCTCGCCAATGCCGATGGCAGTGTGAATCACGATTTCAAAGGCCAGCTCTCTTTCTCCTGGCCGGCAGATCCGGGGCAATCACCGCTCAATGTAGGGCAAGCGGATTACCAGCCACAATTTGCCTACGGCTACGGCTTGCGTTACCGCGCGCACAAGGAGCTGGCTAACCTCAGTGAAACAATTAAAGCGCCTGCTGCCACGACCAGTGAACGCCTGGCCATTTTTAACCAGCGTCCACAAGCCCCCTGGCAATTGGTACTGCGCGATCACCTGAACAATAGTCGCACGGTGACCACCAGCAAAGACGAAGTATCGACCCTGTCAGTCAGTGCAGTAGATAACAAAGTTCAGGAAGATGCGCGCCGTGCTGTCTGGAATGGCACCGGTAAGGGCACCCTGAGTTTTGCCTCCATCCAGCGCAGCGACCTCAGTGCCTACGCCGCTAACAAGGCAGCACTGGTGGTTGATTTTAAATTGAACCAGGCACCGGCATCTGCAGTAACCATTGGTATGTCGTGCGGCACCGATTGTGAAACGGATATTGATGTTACTGCCGCCCTCAAGGCCGCTACACCAGACGCATGGCAAACCCTGGCAATTCCGCTCAGTTGCTACAGCAATGCGCGCATCAAAATGGATATGGTGGTTGCTCCCTTTGTGATAGGCACCGACGGTGCATTGGATATCACACTCTATAACCTGCGTATCGAGCAGGCCGATCAGACGATTACGTGTCCCGAGTAAATGGCTGGCGGTATCCGGATGTTGCGGATGCCGCCCATTGTTTGCAATGTCGCTCTGAGAGGTCGCTGTTATGAAATCATGGGCTCGCTTATCACTTCTGGGATGTGTTGCAACCATCCTCGGTGCCTGCCATTTTTCCGGTAAACCATCGCCTGCGCCGGACTCCACACCGGAAGCCCATGGTTGGCAATTGGTATGGCAGGATGAATTTGAGGGAAACCAGTTAGATACCCGTAAATGGGGCCATGAAAAAAATTGCTGGGGTGGTGGTAATAACGAACTCCAGTGTTACACGGATAAACAGGATAACGCGTTTGTGCGCGATGGTCTGCTCACCATTGTTGCGCGCCGGGAAACCTTTCGCGGTCCGGCACTCAATGACGATATGGCCGGTTATCGTGCCGATGATACCGCTAACGAACGCCATTACACCTCAGCGCGCCTGCGCACCAAACATAAGGGCGACTGGCGTTACGGTCGCTTTGAAATACGCGCAAAAATGCCCCAGGGGCAGGGTATATGGCCAGCGATCTGGATGTTACCTAGCGAATGGCACTACGGCAGTTGGCCGCTCAGCGGTGAAATCGATATTTTTGAAGCGGTTAATTCCAACACCGAAAAATTTGGCAATGAAGTACATGGCACCTTGCATTATGGCGAGCTGCCACCGCGCAACCGCTATAGCGGTACCGGCTATACACCGCCCCAACCTATTTGGGAGCAATTCCATACCTATGCCATTGAATGGGAAGAAGGTGAAATTCGCTGGTATGTCGACGATGTACATTTCGCTACCCAAACCAGTGCCGGTTGGTATACCTATTACCAACCTGATAGCAATAAACCTTTCGTTCCGGGTGAAAACGCTGCCCCTTTCGACCAGAAATTCCATCTGATGATTAACCTGGCTGTCGGTGGCAATTGGCCGGGCTCCCCTAATGCAGAAACAACATTCCCGCAACAACTGCAAGTGGATTATGTGCGTGTCTACCAATGCACACGCCATTCACAAACCGGAAAGGGCTGTGCCAGCCATGTTAATCCGGCCATCACCCCGCTTAAGGGATTTCCCGGAAGCAGTATTAAGGATTGAGTATTTAAGGCACTTCAATAAAACACCTGAACTATAACAATAGAGGTCAACCATGAAACTACTTGTCTATTCTTCAAACGCTGGCGGGGCGAGCAGAGCCCTGGGATTTTGTCTCACGCTCACCTTATTGGGCCTGATCGGTTGCGGTGGCTCCAGCGGTGGAAGCAGTAAATCCTCTTCCAGTGCTGCGCTATCCAGCAGCCTTGCCAGTGAAAGCAGTGTGTCGCTTTCCAGTGAATCATCCAGTGTAGAGTTATCTTCCAGTTCATCCGCTGAAACTGAATCGAGTTCCAGTGTGGATGACTCCAGCTCCAGCGAAAGTGACTCCAGTAGCAGTGTCGATGCCAGTGAATCCAGTTCATCCGCGACAGGTACCGGCTCATCCAGCTCAACAGGTTGGACACTGGTATGGAGCGATGAATTTGAAGGGGATGCCATCGATCCTGCCAAATGGGGCCATGAACAGAACTGCTGGGGTGGTGGTAACAACGAACAACAATGTTATACCGACCGCGCCGAAAACTCGTTTATTGAAGAGGGGGTTCTTCATATCGTAGCGCGTCGTGAAAGTTTCACGGGACCCAATACGCCGGATGGTACAGGTGATGGCAATACGACGCTCCCCTATACCTCTGCACGCTTGCGTACCAAAGGATTGGAAGAGTGGACGTTCGGGCGCTTTGAAATTCGCGCAAAAATGCCCCAGGGGCAGGGCACCTGGCCGGCAGTGTGGATGCTGCCAACAGATTCACCCTATGGCATCTGGGCATCCAGCGGTGAAATCGATATTGTCGAAGCGGTTAATTTAAAAACACAAACGCTGGTCAATGGTGAATTGCAAGCGCCGGAAGCGCGTGTACATGGCACCTTGCATTATGGTCGTGTATGGCCTGGTAATGTAAATTCCGGCGCTGCCTATACACTGCCGGAAGGCGCTAACCCGGCAGACGATTTCCATGTGTATGCGCTGGAATGGGAAGAGGGTGAAATCCGCTGGTATGTCGATGGTGTCCACTATGCAACCCAGCGCTCCAGCGGTTGGTATTCCCAATATCTGCTTGATGGTGTGTTAACGGATGCCCCTGAAGGTGCTCCCTATGATGCGCAATCGCGCTATCACTTATTGCTCAACCTCGCCGTAGGCGGTAACTGGGCAGCCAATACCAATAATTTAGGCATTGATGAAAGTGTCTTCCCGCAAACATTGCAAATTGATTATGTGCGCGTGTACGAGTGCAGTGTATCTCCGCAAACCGGTAAAGGCTGCGCCACCCTGGGCGATGAGGCCGAACTGGTTCGCGGCTATCAACGTCCCGGTATTGGCCCGGTCGAATTGCCCGGCCCGCCACAGTTGGTGATGTATGAAGACAACCTGATAGACGGCTTGGCCTTTGACAGCTACGACCCGGATAACCATGTCAGTTACAGCGAAGTTGACGAGGGCAGTCGCGGCAACGTCATTCACCTGGTGAAAGCCGGTGATTCCGGCAATCTGTATTTCAGGGTAAATGGTGATCCATACGATCTGCGCCATTGGTCGCTGGATTCCGAACTGGTTTTTGATGTGAAACTCAACAGCAAAGCCGAAGGTGCTGTCCTGCGTGTCAAACTGGACAGTGGCTGGCCAAACGTGAGCGATACCATTGTTCCATTGGGTGCTGAAGGCGAGTGGACAGAATTCAGGATCAGCCTGGGTGATTTGGTAAATAGTGGTAATTCCATCGAGCCAGGCAAAGCTAACCTTGCCAGTATTGCCAATATTTTTGTGATGGAGCCTTCTGCCGAAATGGATGTGTCTTTCGACAATATCCGTATCGAGGGTGAAGCAAACCAATCAGTATTTGCCGATGTACCGCTCTACACCATTTATGCCGATGCTGTTCCGGCAGAATTACAAATCCAAAGCTTCAACCCGGATAACAATTCCATTGTCAGTACCCAGGTTGCTGAAGAAGGCCGCGGCAATGTCTTCAATGTGGTGAAAAGCAGGTCAGGCGGCAATGTGTTTTTTAACATCACTGCCGGTGCCGCCGATTTGAACCACTGGGCCGACGCCGGGGAACTGGTCTTTGATGTGAAAGTCAATTCCAGGGCCGAAGGTGCAGGCCTGCTGGTAAAAATAGACAGCGGTTGGCCCAATGTCAGCGATGCCAATGTTACCCTGGCGCCGGATGGCGAATGGACGGAATTCCGTATTGCTGTTGCCGATTTAATTAACAATGGCAACTCGATTACGGCAGGTATCGCTAACCTCAATGCCATTAGCAATATTTTTGTGATTGAGCCAACCGGTGTGATGGATGTGTCATTCGATAATATCCGTTTGGTCGTACCGTCCAGTTACAGTATTTATGACGATGCACCTCATGCAGAATTGCAGATCCTGACCTATAACGATGATGGTTTGATCACTACCTCCGGTGTGGAAGAAAGCGGGCGTGGCAATGTCTTCCGTGTGGTAAAAAGTGCAGCGGGCCAGGGCAATGCCTATTTCAATAATACCGCTGGCCCGCGCGATATTACTGCTTGGCTGGATGCGGAGCTGGTGTTCGATTACAAGATCAGCAGCCATGCTGAAGGCGCCTACCTGCTGATCAAGATGGACAGTGGCTGGCCCAATGCCAGCGATGTGCTAATAGAGCCTGCCGCGGAAAATACGGATTGGGCCGAATACCGTATCCGTATTGCCGACCTGATCAACGATGGTAACCATTACACCTCGCAAGCCGACAAGGCCAATCCACTGCAAATCCTTAACCTGTTTGTGATTGAGCCCCAGGCCGGTGCTATGGATGTGTCGTTTGACAATATCCGGGTAGTAATTGAATAGATCGCGGTTGAACAGATAAAAACAGGGAAGTGAATAACTCAGGCAAAGGACTGCCTGTTGTTAATTGGAATTTGCGTTATTAAACGGAGCAATTATGCAATTGTTGGATTTCACTGTTCCTATTCGATGGTCTGGTGGGCAGGGTGTTGGCTTGTTAGTAATATCGGCCAGTTTGCTGCTCGTTTTTTTTGATTTTCGTTAGGATATTCCGATAGAGAAAATCCAGAGTATGAACAACATTCAGCCCAAACGACGACGCTGCCAAAATCCCTCTGTTGGAAAGCGGGTTTCCTGTGCATACAGATAGCTGCGTACACCTACATATTGATTGAACCGGGCAAATACCTTGTCTTGATAGGCTGCAAGTGCAGTGCGATTGACGTCGATGAAATAAGCAGCCAGTGCCTGGCCTGCCCATAAGCCTTGTATAAGGGCGTTGGTAATGCCAGCAGAGCTAATCGAATCAAAACTGCAGGCGGCATCCCCTACGGCCAGCCAATGGCTGCCCACACAATTGGATAGGATGGCAGAGCGTGCCGGGGCTTGTCGGAGCGGATAATGGTTAAGTTGTTGTGCTGATAAAAATTGATTGAGCCATTTAGCCTGGGTGTAGGCATGCTGCCATTGATCCGGTTTGTCCAGGTTTTTTGCCTTGAGTTGCTGTGCATCGGTGGTGAGTGATAACACACAATCACCGCCCGGTACTGCGGAGAGATACCACCAGCCATCGGCGGTTGCTTCCAATAGGGTGTGCTGCGGCAGGGTGTTGTGGTCTGCTAATGCAATGCGGGTGTACAGGCTTATCACTTCATCGAGTTGATTGCGTGCTATGTCCAGGCGGCGCATCACGGCGGCGCCCTGGCCGCTGGCATCCACGACAAAGTCGGCATCCAGTTGTTGCTCTCCCTCAGGAGTCGCAAACATTAATGTAAAACCACCTTCATCGGATAAAGGTTTGGATAATAGATGACGCAGTGAATAGTCGCTGTGCACCTTGGTACCGCGTTTTTGCGCTTCGTGCAATAAACCTGAATCAAAATCCTCGCGATCTAAATGGTAGCCACTGCCGCTCAAGTCCAGTAAAAAATCATTGGCCTGTGCTTTTTCCCCTCCCCACACAGACAGGCTGCCGGGACAAGGTAAATGCCGGCCGCTGTGTAACAGGCCGGGCAATTGTAATTCGCGCAAAACAGCGCTGGCGGCGGGGGGAATGGTCTCTCCCAGCGGCCAGCGCTTGGCTGTGGTGCGATGAAATATACAAACCTCGATATCATCCCGCTTTTGCTCGGCCAGGGCGTTGCATAGCGCAATAGCGGTTGCCGACCCGGCCGGGCCGGCACCGACTATGGCTACCCGAACCGGCGCTGTACCAAACGGGGTGAGCGGGTGTTGCTGCATGTTTATGTGGGCCCGCAATTGGTTGGTGGTGTGTAACCGGGAATGGATGCCGTAGGCCAAGGTTGTACGGCTTGTCCATCGGTATCAAACAGGCTGGCGACCTCCAGGAATTTATCGGCGCCGTAGTTACCGTTTTGCGCAGCGGGAATTTGTGTTCCCTGGATAACAAAGCCAACCTTTTGCCAGTTTGCAACAAAATCAAAATAGCATTGGTAGCGGCCTTCCTGTTGCGGATAATCGGTTTCCGTACCCTGGCCTTCGCTGCCCCTGACACTAAATACCTGGCCACCCAGATTCCACTTGCTGCCATCAAATGTACACTGGCTGGCAGGGTACACTGTGACCGGGCGCTGCGCAGGCCAGGACCAGTACAAGGTGTTATTGTCGGCAGGATTGGGATCCGGTGTATGGGTTGCACAGCTGTTGTAGTCCGTGTGCCAGGGCAGTGACATAAATTTGCACAGGTCGCCCGGCTCGACCGGCGCGGTGCGCAGGGGAATATAACCCTCTTGCAGGAAAGGCTGGTTGCTCACTGCGGTGGAGTAATCCAAGGGTTGCATATTCAGGCGAAATGGCCCTGTTGCCCCCTGCCAATCCTGCGCATACAAATTGACATCGCGCACGATAAAGGTCAGGTCTATACCTGGCGAATAGCGCCCGCCCAAACAGTTTTCCAGCGCAATGCGATCGAGTTCTTCACCGCGCCCTATGGGTACTGCGTCGGCAACAGACTTGCCGTCGTACCACTGCGACAGTAAAAAATATTGGGTGGTGGTCAGGCTTAAAAAACTTTTTTTCGCATCGCCCAGTGCCAGGGGCATTTTTACCCCCTGGTCAGATTCTGCCGCGATATTGGGATCGCGAATGAGGGATTTAAAATCGGGGATTTTGTCCTTGGGGTTGTCGCTGGGCTTTATCGAAGCCACATAGTTGTG from Cellvibrio japonicus Ueda107 includes:
- the cel3C gene encoding beta-glucosidase Cel3C, which translates into the protein MHLSCKTLMCSLAVLVALGGCSKSSDEAPTPTAGEPVTETSGISLWPEVQSRIAKDPAIEAKVAELLAQMSPEQKVGQLIQPELRQITPEEVTRYSVGSILNGGGSFPAENKYAKVEDWLALADSFYQASMSTEGGRVAIPVIWGTDAVHGHNNVIGATLFPHNIALGAMRNPELIRQIGAATAAEVAVTGIDWTFAPTLAVARDDRWGRTYESYAEDPEIVKAYGGMMVEGLQGIPGTAELFDGTRVVATAKHFLADGGTEGGIDRGDAVISEADLVAIHNPGYLTALASGAQTVMASFSSWQGVKMHGHTYLLTDALKKRMGFDGFVVGDWNGHAFVPGCTTTSCPQAINAGLDMFMAPDPNWKELYENTLAQVKSGAISQARLDDAVGRILRVKLRAGLFEAGLPSTRPLAGQQALLGSAEHRAVARQAVRESLVLLKNNGSVLPANPAGKILVTGDGADNIGKQSGGWTITWQGTGNVNSDFPGATSIYQGIATAVNAAGGHVELSSDGSYQQKPDLAFVVFGENPYAEMQGDVNSLLYQNEQDLALLKKLRAEGIKVVALFITGRPLWANSFINASDAFVVVWQPGTEANGIADVVLANADGSVNHDFKGQLSFSWPADPGQSPLNVGQADYQPQFAYGYGLRYRAHKELANLSETIKAPAATTSERLAIFNQRPQAPWQLVLRDHLNNSRTVTTSKDEVSTLSVSAVDNKVQEDARRAVWNGTGKGTLSFASIQRSDLSAYAANKAALVVDFKLNQAPASAVTIGMSCGTDCETDIDVTAALKAATPDAWQTLAIPLSCYSNARIKMDMVVAPFVIGTDGALDITLYNLRIEQADQTITCPE
- a CDS encoding glycoside hydrolase family 16 protein, with product MKSWARLSLLGCVATILGACHFSGKPSPAPDSTPEAHGWQLVWQDEFEGNQLDTRKWGHEKNCWGGGNNELQCYTDKQDNAFVRDGLLTIVARRETFRGPALNDDMAGYRADDTANERHYTSARLRTKHKGDWRYGRFEIRAKMPQGQGIWPAIWMLPSEWHYGSWPLSGEIDIFEAVNSNTEKFGNEVHGTLHYGELPPRNRYSGTGYTPPQPIWEQFHTYAIEWEEGEIRWYVDDVHFATQTSAGWYTYYQPDSNKPFVPGENAAPFDQKFHLMINLAVGGNWPGSPNAETTFPQQLQVDYVRVYQCTRHSQTGKGCASHVNPAITPLKGFPGSSIKD
- a CDS encoding glycoside hydrolase family 16 protein, whose translation is MKLLVYSSNAGGASRALGFCLTLTLLGLIGCGGSSGGSSKSSSSAALSSSLASESSVSLSSESSSVELSSSSSAETESSSSVDDSSSSESDSSSSVDASESSSSATGTGSSSSTGWTLVWSDEFEGDAIDPAKWGHEQNCWGGGNNEQQCYTDRAENSFIEEGVLHIVARRESFTGPNTPDGTGDGNTTLPYTSARLRTKGLEEWTFGRFEIRAKMPQGQGTWPAVWMLPTDSPYGIWASSGEIDIVEAVNLKTQTLVNGELQAPEARVHGTLHYGRVWPGNVNSGAAYTLPEGANPADDFHVYALEWEEGEIRWYVDGVHYATQRSSGWYSQYLLDGVLTDAPEGAPYDAQSRYHLLLNLAVGGNWAANTNNLGIDESVFPQTLQIDYVRVYECSVSPQTGKGCATLGDEAELVRGYQRPGIGPVELPGPPQLVMYEDNLIDGLAFDSYDPDNHVSYSEVDEGSRGNVIHLVKAGDSGNLYFRVNGDPYDLRHWSLDSELVFDVKLNSKAEGAVLRVKLDSGWPNVSDTIVPLGAEGEWTEFRISLGDLVNSGNSIEPGKANLASIANIFVMEPSAEMDVSFDNIRIEGEANQSVFADVPLYTIYADAVPAELQIQSFNPDNNSIVSTQVAEEGRGNVFNVVKSRSGGNVFFNITAGAADLNHWADAGELVFDVKVNSRAEGAGLLVKIDSGWPNVSDANVTLAPDGEWTEFRIAVADLINNGNSITAGIANLNAISNIFVIEPTGVMDVSFDNIRLVVPSSYSIYDDAPHAELQILTYNDDGLITTSGVEESGRGNVFRVVKSAAGQGNAYFNNTAGPRDITAWLDAELVFDYKISSHAEGAYLLIKMDSGWPNASDVLIEPAAENTDWAEYRIRIADLINDGNHYTSQADKANPLQILNLFVIEPQAGAMDVSFDNIRVVIE
- a CDS encoding NAD(P)/FAD-dependent oxidoreductase, translated to MQQHPLTPFGTAPVRVAIVGAGPAGSATAIALCNALAEQKRDDIEVCIFHRTTAKRWPLGETIPPAASAVLRELQLPGLLHSGRHLPCPGSLSVWGGEKAQANDFLLDLSGSGYHLDREDFDSGLLHEAQKRGTKVHSDYSLRHLLSKPLSDEGGFTLMFATPEGEQQLDADFVVDASGQGAAVMRRLDIARNQLDEVISLYTRIALADHNTLPQHTLLEATADGWWYLSAVPGGDCVLSLTTDAQQLKAKNLDKPDQWQHAYTQAKWLNQFLSAQQLNHYPLRQAPARSAILSNCVGSHWLAVGDAACSFDSISSAGITNALIQGLWAGQALAAYFIDVNRTALAAYQDKVFARFNQYVGVRSYLYAQETRFPTEGFWQRRRLG